In Janthinobacterium sp. B9-8, the genomic stretch GCAAGATTGCGCCAGCGGATTTGATAGAAATATTGGAATAAAGACTCGCCACCCCAAATAAAAACCGTGATCACGCCCAGATAAAGCAACTGATGAAAGCTATCTGTGACCCCTAACGTGGCGATAAAGGAGGTCTCACGATTCACCACCACATCGACCGCTATCCCAATCAATATCTCGGGCAGGATGTCGAAAAACACATTAATCACCGAGCACAAACTGGCCCAGAAAGCATCTCGACGATATTGCCTAGCGTATTGAAACAAGCGGCGAAGTGAAGGCATGGCATCAGCTTGGAGAAATAAAAGGACAATGCTAAATGAATATCACGGAGAGGGGGAGAAAGTTTGGGTTTTCGCTAAGGGGAGGGGAAGATTGTGAGGAAAGGCCGTCGGGTTACGCTCTTGCTGAGCGAAGTTCCCTCGCACGCTTAGCTACGCCACGACCTACAGGATCATTCGTACTCTTACCTTGCCCCAAACACCATCCGTTCTGCAAAGCCTTTTCTTAGCCAGCCCATTTGATCCATGGCGATTAGGCCTAGGCTGCGGCCGTGTTTGAGTAAGGGGCCGGGGTGGTCGAAGTAGGTGATTAGGCCGTCGGTAAAGTGGGTAACAAGACCGGCGTCTTTTTTGCGCAGGCGAGCGTAGCGGGCGAGTTGCTCTGGCTCGCCGATTTCATCCTGGCGGGTAGAGATAATCAGCTCGGCCAGCGTGGTGGCATCGCGTAAGCCCAGATTTAGGCCTTGGCCTGCTACAGGGTGCAGTGTTTGCGCGGCATTGCCGATCAAAACCACACGGCGGCCGACTACGGAATTGAGCGTTTTTAAAGCCAGCGGCCAGCTGGCACGAGCAGACACGCTGCTAAAGCCTGCGATACGGCCAGAAAAACGCTTGCTGACTTCTAGCATAAAATCGTTTTCGCTCATGGCTAAGCGCTCCTTAGCAAGCTCGGGAGTTTGCGGCCAGACAAGGGTGAAATCCTTGCCATTGGGTAAGAGTGCCAAGGTGGCATCGTCAGCAAAGCGCTCATAAGCCATGCCGCCATGCGGCTCGGTGGGCGTAAGTTTCGCGAGGATGGCGTGCTGCTGGTAAGGCTTGACGGTCTGGATAATATCGTCAAGCTGACTAATTAGCTGGCCGCCATCGGCAAGCACTACAAGGCGGGCAGTGAGCTGTTCTTCTCCATTGGGGCCGTCGATTTTAATCTGGGCAAAACGGGCCAGCCGTGTGATCTGGTTGACGCGATAGCCTAGCACTACTTTGGCAGGGCTTTCGCTGAGCGTGCTAAAAGCGCGGCGGGCCAGTTTGTCAAAATCGACCACAAAGCCCAAAGCAGGAAGACCCAGCTCGCTGGCTAATAATTCGGTGCGGCCTATCGTGCCCTGTTGCGAGATATGCACTTGGGTGATGGCCGTCGCCGTCAGTTCTTCTCCCCATAAACCCACTCGATCTAGCGCCTCAAAGCTCGCCCAAGACAAGGCCAGCGCACGCGGATCGGCTTCAATCTTTGGTTTTGCATCAACAAGCAGGGCATCAACGCCAGCCGCTGCCAGCCTTTGCACCACCAAAGCGCCAATTGGGCCACCGCCAATAATCAGCACGTCTACATGGAAGGGGAGTTTTTTTAAGAGCATATC encodes the following:
- a CDS encoding FAD-dependent monooxygenase; the protein is MLLKKLPFHVDVLIIGGGPIGALVVQRLAAAGVDALLVDAKPKIEADPRALALSWASFEALDRVGLWGEELTATAITQVHISQQGTIGRTELLASELGLPALGFVVDFDKLARRAFSTLSESPAKVVLGYRVNQITRLARFAQIKIDGPNGEEQLTARLVVLADGGQLISQLDDIIQTVKPYQQHAILAKLTPTEPHGGMAYERFADDATLALLPNGKDFTLVWPQTPELAKERLAMSENDFMLEVSKRFSGRIAGFSSVSARASWPLALKTLNSVVGRRVVLIGNAAQTLHPVAGQGLNLGLRDATTLAELIISTRQDEIGEPEQLARYARLRKKDAGLVTHFTDGLITYFDHPGPLLKHGRSLGLIAMDQMGWLRKGFAERMVFGAR